One part of the Mesorhizobium sp. M4B.F.Ca.ET.058.02.1.1 genome encodes these proteins:
- a CDS encoding HD domain-containing protein produces the protein MSMLYRAARIAEEAHRSQTDKTGRPYIEHCRRVADQVETLDQKIVAYLHDVVEKGEGWTFGRLRTAGFGPPVVAAVDALTRRLDETEHGFLCRAASNRLALPVKRADLNDNLWQAREAGVSTAKYESGLRALNRLRTGESPSRRGGTRATAARHSASRSL, from the coding sequence ATGAGCATGCTGTACCGCGCGGCCAGGATCGCGGAAGAGGCGCATCGGTCTCAAACCGACAAGACCGGCCGCCCCTATATCGAGCATTGCCGGCGCGTCGCCGATCAGGTCGAGACGCTCGATCAGAAGATAGTTGCCTATCTGCATGACGTCGTCGAAAAGGGCGAAGGCTGGACCTTCGGCAGGCTGCGGACGGCGGGCTTCGGCCCACCTGTCGTCGCCGCCGTCGATGCCCTGACGCGAAGGCTTGACGAAACAGAGCACGGGTTTCTGTGCCGCGCCGCCTCGAACCGGCTTGCCCTGCCGGTCAAGCGCGCCGACTTGAACGACAATCTCTGGCAAGCGCGCGAAGCCGGTGTCTCGACCGCGAAATATGAAAGCGGCCTGCGCGCGCTCAACCGGCTTCGAACAGGTGAGTCGCCGAGCAGACGTGGCGGGACAAGGGCGACCGCCGCGAGGCACAGCGCCAGCCGTTCCCTTTGA